A single window of Jiangella alkaliphila DNA harbors:
- a CDS encoding right-handed parallel beta-helix repeat-containing protein, translating into MTDRINRRMMIRSAAGAGVAGVGGLALSGTAHAETAPPSLVEADGSPVLTPQQFGAVGDGVADDTAAIQAAINAARSQLNKIVVVPPGQYKVTSTIVVGDHEYETPGEHLNRFVLRGYGMFSEEPSKFIFHHDGVGIRWEASLGGIHGMAFDAPVKTANNVGIHVARTANTDDTDVTIVECSFLRFNRAVESVGRGFSFTKNKVAVCTTGVTISWPTEGVQGDGVHVLPYGLRKWLITDNHFHSDFDAIVFNGAPDGNFRGAVISNNLLDIGRRLFKGSLTNSTISGNVVENGTGNAIIQIDAGGHNLTITGNVIGGFDTTPGAWDPPRYAIHFTSGVSAKNVTISANSFNWIGGSGIRFDQSADKISVTDNSFDRWNQTNSAIHGAVLVNADATRFAILGNVFSANPNPAGLPIRIAGTLSASNAVGNAFEQAGLVAAGSIAPDSFVESAPGRFTRLEVAAAKGAAARVHSTATSGIAAGDSYGGYLVEGALAAGAGAGVKGGVEVVAVNASGSAATNLLCSTNSTNEVVAFQASAAGLVPPTDNARDIGSPDASIRTVYTYATRLHPYTVATMPPAADAPGALIQVVDGQGGKPCLAMSDGTSWRRMPLGNAVR; encoded by the coding sequence ATGACCGATCGCATCAACCGACGCATGATGATCCGTTCCGCCGCCGGCGCAGGTGTCGCAGGCGTCGGCGGGCTCGCACTCAGCGGGACCGCCCATGCCGAAACGGCACCGCCGAGTCTCGTCGAGGCCGACGGGTCCCCGGTCCTGACGCCTCAGCAGTTCGGTGCCGTCGGTGACGGCGTGGCCGACGACACCGCCGCCATCCAGGCCGCGATCAACGCGGCGCGTTCCCAGCTGAACAAGATCGTCGTCGTCCCGCCCGGGCAGTACAAGGTCACCTCGACGATCGTGGTCGGTGACCACGAGTACGAGACCCCCGGCGAGCACCTGAACCGGTTCGTGCTGCGCGGGTACGGCATGTTCAGCGAGGAGCCGTCGAAGTTCATCTTCCACCACGACGGTGTCGGCATCCGGTGGGAGGCGTCGCTCGGCGGAATCCACGGCATGGCGTTCGACGCCCCGGTGAAGACGGCGAACAACGTCGGCATTCACGTCGCCCGGACCGCGAACACCGACGATACCGACGTCACGATCGTCGAGTGCTCGTTCCTGCGCTTCAATCGCGCGGTCGAGAGCGTCGGCCGCGGCTTCAGCTTCACGAAGAACAAGGTCGCCGTCTGCACGACAGGCGTCACGATCTCCTGGCCCACGGAGGGCGTGCAGGGCGACGGTGTCCACGTCCTCCCGTACGGTCTGCGCAAGTGGCTGATCACCGACAACCACTTCCACTCTGACTTCGACGCGATCGTGTTCAACGGCGCCCCGGACGGAAATTTCCGCGGCGCGGTGATCAGCAACAACCTGCTCGACATCGGCCGCCGGCTGTTCAAGGGCAGCCTGACGAACTCGACGATCAGCGGCAACGTCGTCGAGAACGGCACCGGGAACGCGATCATCCAGATCGATGCCGGCGGCCACAATCTCACCATCACCGGCAACGTGATCGGCGGGTTCGACACGACGCCGGGGGCGTGGGACCCGCCCCGATACGCGATCCACTTCACCAGCGGGGTGTCGGCGAAGAACGTCACGATCTCGGCGAACTCGTTCAACTGGATCGGCGGCTCCGGCATCCGGTTCGACCAGTCCGCCGACAAGATCAGCGTCACCGACAACTCGTTCGATCGCTGGAACCAGACCAACTCGGCCATCCACGGCGCCGTCCTCGTGAACGCCGACGCCACCCGGTTCGCGATCCTCGGCAACGTCTTCTCGGCCAATCCGAACCCGGCCGGGCTGCCGATCCGGATCGCCGGCACGCTCAGCGCGTCCAACGCCGTCGGCAACGCGTTCGAGCAAGCAGGCCTGGTCGCCGCCGGGTCGATCGCCCCCGACTCGTTCGTCGAGTCCGCGCCGGGCCGGTTCACGAGGCTCGAGGTGGCCGCCGCGAAGGGCGCCGCCGCACGCGTCCACAGCACGGCCACGTCCGGCATCGCCGCCGGCGACAGCTACGGCGGCTACCTGGTCGAGGGAGCGCTGGCGGCCGGGGCGGGCGCGGGCGTCAAGGGCGGTGTCGAGGTGGTCGCGGTGAACGCGTCCGGGTCGGCGGCCACCAACCTCCTGTGCTCCACGAACTCCACGAACGAGGTGGTGGCGTTCCAGGCCAGCGCCGCGGGCCTCGTCCCGCCGACGGACAACGCCCGCGACATCGGCAGCCCCGACGCGAGCATCCGGACGGTGTACACCTACGCCACCCGGCTGCATCCCTACACGGTCGCGACCATGCCGCCGGCCGCGGACGCGCCGGGAGCGCTCATCCAGGTCGTCGACGGTCAGGGCGGCAAGCCGTGCCTGGCGATGTCCGACGGGACGTCGTGGCGTCGGATGCCGCTCGGGAACGCGGTCAGGTAG
- a CDS encoding ATP-binding cassette domain-containing protein, translating into MTAAAGLRITDLTVTYPGPRAGGLVGRRTPITAVDAVSLEVAPDETLALVGESGSGKSTIARAVVGLVAASAGSIDFDGASLLNLRPRDQWARRNIAMIFQDPRSALNPRLSAAASIGEAWEAHPDVAPEGVRRDQRRRRAAVVDLLAQVGLDPDVAGKRPTALSGGQCQRVSIARALALSPKLLICDEAVSALDVSVQAQVLQLLVGVREARSLSMLFITHDLGVVRQVADRVAVMRRGELVESADVHTLFTAPQHDYTQELLAAAVDLDVRS; encoded by the coding sequence ATGACGGCTGCTGCCGGCCTGAGGATCACGGACCTCACGGTGACCTACCCCGGGCCTCGCGCCGGTGGCCTCGTCGGCCGGCGGACGCCCATCACCGCGGTCGACGCCGTCAGCCTCGAGGTCGCGCCGGACGAGACCCTCGCCCTCGTCGGAGAGTCGGGGTCCGGGAAGTCCACGATCGCGCGCGCGGTCGTGGGGCTCGTCGCTGCGTCGGCGGGCTCCATCGACTTCGACGGAGCGTCGCTGCTGAATCTGCGCCCCCGCGATCAGTGGGCGCGCAGGAACATCGCGATGATCTTCCAGGATCCCCGGTCCGCGCTGAACCCGCGCTTGTCGGCGGCGGCCTCCATCGGTGAGGCCTGGGAGGCACATCCCGACGTCGCTCCCGAGGGCGTGCGCCGTGATCAGCGACGGCGACGGGCGGCCGTCGTCGACCTGCTGGCCCAGGTCGGGCTCGATCCCGACGTCGCGGGGAAACGCCCGACCGCGCTGTCCGGCGGGCAGTGCCAGCGAGTGAGCATCGCCCGCGCGCTGGCACTCAGCCCGAAGCTGCTCATCTGCGACGAGGCGGTGTCGGCCCTCGACGTCTCGGTCCAGGCGCAGGTGCTGCAGCTCCTGGTCGGCGTCCGCGAGGCGCGCTCGCTGTCGATGCTCTTCATCACCCACGACCTCGGGGTGGTGCGTCAGGTCGCCGACCGCGTCGCGGTGATGCGTCGTGGCGAGCTGGTCGAGAGCGCCGACGTCCACACGCTGTTCACAGCACCGCAGCACGACTACACCCAGGAACTCCTCGCCGCCGCCGTCGACCTCGACGTGAGGAGCTGA
- a CDS encoding glycoside hydrolase family 13 protein has protein sequence MGDDVTSVPWWRDAVIYQVYLQSFADGNADGIGDIAGLRSRVGYLSGLGVDAIWITPWFRSPLRDAGYDVSDYRAIHPRYGSVDEGMTLIDECHAAGIRVILDIVPNHTSSAHPWFVEALGAPPGSPERSRYHFRAGRDDGRSPPNDWLSVFGGPAWTQVEDAHGRPDEWYLHLFDSSQPDLNWDSADVRSEFEDVLRSWFDLGVDGFRIDVATALVKAPGLPDLGYPDGAFLADLTRADHPHRDRDEVHEIYRGWRKLADSYDPPRMFAAEAWLDDPDRLSRYVRPDELHTTLNLYYLKSAWTADSMRRAIDASIAATSGVGAPTTWALSNHDVERVVTRYGRDDTRRRPGVSGPELGPVDEQLGRRRARAAALLTLALPGSVYVYQGDELGLADAHVPEHARQDPIWIRSGGRRRGRDGARVPLPWAPDGSSFGFGDDGAWLPQPTGWGTHAVSSQAGDDSSFLELYRSALRLRRTHPALGGTNGVHWSEAPGDDVLVFTRDPGFGCVVNFGPAPAPIPLDGRVILSSDHATTEGEVPPHGAVWLDLHPVSRP, from the coding sequence ATGGGTGATGACGTGACCTCGGTGCCGTGGTGGCGAGACGCGGTGATCTATCAGGTCTATCTCCAGTCCTTCGCCGACGGCAACGCCGACGGGATCGGCGACATCGCCGGGCTGCGAAGCCGGGTCGGCTACCTGTCGGGTCTCGGCGTCGACGCCATCTGGATCACGCCGTGGTTCCGCTCACCCCTGCGCGACGCCGGCTACGACGTCTCCGACTACCGCGCCATCCATCCACGGTACGGGTCCGTGGACGAGGGCATGACGTTGATCGACGAGTGCCACGCGGCGGGGATCCGGGTCATCCTCGACATCGTTCCCAACCACACCTCTTCGGCTCACCCGTGGTTCGTCGAGGCGCTGGGCGCACCGCCCGGATCCCCGGAACGCTCTCGTTACCACTTCCGCGCCGGGCGCGACGACGGCCGGAGTCCGCCCAACGACTGGCTGAGCGTGTTCGGCGGACCCGCCTGGACACAGGTCGAGGACGCGCACGGCCGGCCGGACGAGTGGTACCTGCATCTGTTCGACTCCTCGCAGCCCGATCTGAACTGGGACAGTGCGGACGTCCGGTCGGAGTTCGAGGACGTCCTGCGCTCCTGGTTCGACCTCGGTGTCGACGGGTTCCGCATCGACGTCGCCACCGCGCTGGTCAAGGCGCCCGGACTCCCGGATCTCGGGTACCCCGACGGCGCGTTCCTCGCCGACCTGACCCGCGCGGACCACCCCCACCGCGACCGCGACGAGGTCCACGAGATCTACCGCGGCTGGCGAAAGCTGGCCGACTCCTACGATCCACCGCGGATGTTCGCCGCGGAAGCCTGGCTCGACGACCCGGACCGGCTGTCGCGGTACGTCCGGCCCGACGAGCTGCACACCACCCTGAACCTGTACTACCTGAAGTCGGCGTGGACGGCGGATAGCATGCGCCGCGCCATCGACGCCTCGATCGCGGCCACGTCGGGTGTCGGGGCCCCCACCACGTGGGCGCTGTCCAACCATGATGTCGAACGTGTCGTCACTCGATACGGCCGCGACGACACCCGTCGGCGACCGGGCGTGTCCGGGCCCGAGCTGGGGCCGGTCGACGAGCAGTTGGGCCGCCGCCGGGCCCGAGCAGCGGCGCTGCTGACGCTGGCACTACCCGGCAGTGTGTACGTCTACCAGGGCGACGAGCTCGGGTTGGCCGATGCGCACGTGCCGGAGCACGCCCGGCAGGACCCCATCTGGATCCGGTCCGGGGGCCGGCGCCGGGGTCGCGACGGCGCCCGGGTGCCCTTGCCATGGGCGCCGGACGGCAGCTCGTTCGGCTTCGGCGACGACGGCGCCTGGCTGCCGCAGCCCACGGGGTGGGGAACGCACGCGGTGTCGTCCCAGGCAGGCGACGACTCGTCGTTCCTCGAGCTGTACCGGAGCGCGTTGCGTCTCCGGCGCACTCATCCGGCTCTGGGCGGAACGAACGGCGTGCACTGGTCCGAGGCGCCCGGTGACGACGTCCTCGTGTTCACCCGTGATCCCGGCTTCGGCTGCGTCGTCAACTTCGGGCCGGCGCCGGCGCCGATCCCCCTGGACGGCCGCGTCATCCTGTCCAGTGACCACGCAACCACCGAGGGCGAGGTCCCTCCCCACGGTGCGGTCTGGCTGGATCTCCATCCGGTGAGCCGCCCATGA
- a CDS encoding ABC transporter substrate-binding protein: MRSFRHSTMAATALLGLFAATACGADDDTSDSGGEAGGGEIAVAGQFPTESIDPNGPLAIDGGTRVASIQLYSPLLETIGPGEFDPRAAESWEINDTATEFTFTLRAGITFSDGSPITGHDVAASFERTVASDSPFSANFVDVSVAATDTTVTFTTAAPDPALPAKLTGLMITPAGATEDSYLDTPVTSGPFQVESFTPGGDLVMVPNEHYWGDQPQVDQLTIRSIPEVAARVTALETGELDVIWGISDDQVTQLGGNTEVEVVSAVGSAVTTMWMNASTPALEKAEVRRALWQAVDFEKKIDALYPESGEPADSVLAPTVFGYAPQEPVVYDPDAARQALIDAGFDFDTTLRFHFSQAQFRQWVDSVVADLAAIGVHAEALEKEQAVYTEDLLALNWDINIQQVGTLGLDASYNLGRLYTCAAERTGYCNPELDEMLRRAGTSVDPAEREAAYAEATELIWTEAVGMYPMFVKNLFATRTSVSGFEPDGEGLPRFDTVSVDE; this comes from the coding sequence ATGAGATCGTTTCGACACTCCACCATGGCGGCGACCGCACTCCTAGGCCTGTTCGCGGCCACGGCATGCGGCGCCGACGACGACACTTCGGACAGTGGTGGCGAGGCAGGCGGCGGAGAGATCGCCGTGGCCGGCCAGTTCCCCACCGAGTCCATCGACCCGAACGGACCGCTGGCCATCGACGGCGGCACCCGTGTCGCGTCGATCCAGCTGTACAGCCCCTTGCTGGAAACGATCGGCCCGGGCGAGTTCGACCCTAGGGCCGCGGAGAGTTGGGAGATCAACGACACCGCGACGGAGTTCACCTTCACGCTGCGTGCCGGGATCACCTTCTCCGACGGCTCGCCGATCACAGGGCACGACGTGGCCGCCTCGTTCGAGCGCACCGTCGCGTCCGACAGCCCGTTCTCCGCGAACTTCGTCGACGTCAGTGTCGCGGCGACCGACACCACGGTGACCTTCACCACCGCTGCCCCCGACCCGGCCCTTCCGGCCAAGCTGACCGGGCTCATGATCACCCCGGCCGGCGCCACCGAGGACAGCTACCTGGACACGCCGGTGACCTCCGGGCCGTTCCAGGTGGAGTCGTTCACCCCTGGTGGAGATCTCGTCATGGTCCCCAACGAGCACTACTGGGGAGACCAGCCGCAGGTCGACCAGCTCACCATCCGGTCCATCCCCGAGGTCGCGGCGAGAGTCACCGCCCTCGAGACCGGTGAGCTCGACGTCATCTGGGGCATCTCCGACGACCAGGTGACGCAACTCGGCGGCAACACCGAGGTCGAGGTCGTGTCCGCGGTCGGTTCCGCCGTCACCACGATGTGGATGAACGCCTCCACACCCGCACTGGAGAAGGCGGAAGTGCGGCGGGCACTCTGGCAGGCCGTCGATTTCGAGAAGAAGATCGACGCGCTCTACCCGGAGAGCGGCGAGCCCGCCGATTCCGTCCTCGCCCCCACGGTGTTCGGATATGCGCCGCAGGAGCCGGTGGTCTACGACCCCGACGCGGCGAGGCAGGCGCTGATCGACGCGGGCTTCGACTTCGACACGACGTTGCGCTTCCACTTCTCCCAGGCGCAGTTCCGGCAGTGGGTGGACTCGGTCGTGGCCGATCTCGCCGCCATCGGTGTCCACGCCGAGGCGCTGGAGAAGGAACAGGCCGTCTACACCGAGGACCTGCTGGCCCTGAACTGGGACATCAATATCCAGCAGGTCGGCACGCTCGGGCTGGACGCCTCGTACAACCTCGGCCGGCTCTACACCTGCGCCGCGGAGCGGACCGGCTACTGCAACCCGGAACTGGACGAGATGCTGCGGCGGGCCGGAACCTCCGTCGATCCCGCCGAGCGGGAGGCGGCCTACGCGGAGGCGACGGAACTGATCTGGACCGAGGCCGTGGGCATGTACCCCATGTTTGTGAAGAACCTGTTCGCCACTCGTACGTCGGTGTCCGGCTTCGAACCCGACGGAGAGGGACTGCCGCGATTCGACACGGTCTCGGTTGATGAATGA
- a CDS encoding PAS domain-containing protein — protein sequence MATAAVIFANPSGRIQYWNPGMTELFGFSEDEALGATLDLIVPPDY from the coding sequence ATGGCGACCGCCGCAGTGATCTTCGCGAATCCCTCGGGGAGGATCCAGTACTGGAACCCTGGAATGACCGAGCTGTTCGGCTTCAGCGAGGACGAGGCACTCGGAGCCACCCTCGACCTCATCGTTCCGCCCGACTATTGA
- a CDS encoding helix-turn-helix transcriptional regulator, whose product MTREPADEGRGALAAFLTSRRGRVSPEEAGIPPGLRRRTPGLRREEVALLAGISPTWYTYLEQGRRIHPSQQVLDAIARVLRLSEDERRYMHVLAFGSVQNPQPLEGEIPADEIVRQLVATAEHSPYPVYAADLFGDLIAWNRAMADYYADFDAMPPEDRNMIRWLLFDPEARRRLPEWAADVPDIVGRWRAMVTAHSQVPGLLDQAAEFRRGSAEFAEAWDGYEVVERRTRTRTFLMPGGHLVVMRLIVVHAPEFEPSLVAFHVPV is encoded by the coding sequence ATGACGCGCGAACCTGCCGACGAGGGACGGGGCGCTCTCGCCGCGTTTCTCACGTCACGCCGGGGACGGGTGTCGCCGGAAGAGGCCGGCATCCCGCCGGGTTTGCGGCGCCGAACGCCCGGCCTGCGGCGCGAGGAAGTCGCTCTCCTCGCGGGGATCAGCCCCACCTGGTACACGTACCTGGAGCAGGGCCGCCGGATCCATCCGTCGCAGCAGGTGCTGGACGCGATCGCCCGGGTGCTGCGGCTGAGCGAGGACGAGCGGCGCTACATGCACGTGCTCGCTTTCGGCTCGGTCCAGAATCCGCAGCCTCTCGAGGGTGAGATCCCGGCCGACGAGATCGTCCGCCAGCTCGTCGCGACCGCTGAGCACAGTCCGTACCCGGTGTATGCCGCCGATCTGTTCGGCGACCTCATCGCCTGGAATCGGGCGATGGCCGACTATTACGCCGACTTCGACGCGATGCCGCCGGAAGACCGGAACATGATCCGCTGGCTGCTGTTCGACCCCGAGGCCAGGCGGCGGCTACCCGAGTGGGCGGCGGACGTGCCGGACATCGTCGGGCGGTGGCGCGCCATGGTCACGGCCCACAGCCAGGTTCCCGGGCTGCTCGACCAGGCCGCGGAGTTCCGCCGTGGCTCCGCCGAGTTCGCCGAGGCATGGGACGGGTACGAGGTGGTCGAGAGGCGCACCCGCACCCGGACCTTCCTGATGCCCGGCGGGCACCTGGTCGTCATGCGGCTGATCGTCGTGCACGCCCCCGAGTTCGAGCCGTCGCTGGTCGCGTTCCACGTCCCGGTCTAG
- a CDS encoding ABC transporter ATP-binding protein has protein sequence MNDTLRVRDLTILLPGPRGMADVVDGVSFDMVEGRTTGLIGESGSGKSLTAMALVGLIPETGVVSGQVLLGEENLLEAGRARIRQVRGTEISVVFQDPSTALNPTMTIGDQVGEILRGRRVSRGQARVRAAELLDHVGIPDAAARVGAYPHEFSGGMRQRAMIALALAGRPRFILADEPTTALDVTVQARILALLGRLRDEDHLSMLLVSHDLRVMSHVADDLVVMYAGRVCERGGARAVLNRPLHPYTDALVRSVPSVHVRSAIADPLPGSPANPFDRPAGCPFNPRCPRAEDRCRTEVPALREIAPGRLSACHLAEELT, from the coding sequence ATGAATGACACCCTCCGGGTCAGGGATCTGACGATCCTGCTGCCCGGCCCGCGCGGCATGGCCGATGTCGTCGACGGCGTCTCCTTCGACATGGTCGAAGGTCGCACGACCGGCCTGATCGGTGAGTCCGGGAGCGGGAAGTCGCTGACGGCGATGGCCTTGGTCGGCCTGATCCCGGAGACCGGAGTGGTCAGCGGGCAGGTGCTCCTGGGCGAGGAGAACCTGCTGGAGGCCGGCCGGGCGCGGATCAGGCAGGTCCGGGGGACCGAGATCTCGGTGGTGTTCCAGGACCCGTCGACCGCACTCAACCCGACCATGACCATCGGCGACCAGGTCGGTGAGATCCTGCGGGGCCGACGTGTCTCCCGGGGCCAGGCGCGGGTGCGGGCGGCAGAGCTCCTCGACCATGTCGGCATCCCGGACGCGGCGGCCCGCGTGGGCGCCTACCCCCATGAGTTCTCCGGCGGCATGCGTCAGCGGGCGATGATCGCGCTGGCACTCGCCGGCCGGCCGAGGTTCATCCTGGCCGACGAGCCGACGACGGCGCTGGACGTCACCGTGCAGGCCCGGATCCTCGCTCTGCTCGGCCGCCTCCGCGACGAGGACCACCTGTCCATGTTGCTGGTCAGCCACGACCTGCGAGTGATGTCGCACGTCGCGGACGATCTCGTCGTCATGTACGCCGGGCGGGTCTGCGAGCGCGGCGGGGCCAGAGCGGTGCTCAACCGTCCGCTCCATCCCTACACCGACGCCCTGGTGCGCAGTGTCCCCTCGGTGCATGTCAGGTCGGCGATCGCCGACCCGCTGCCAGGCAGCCCGGCCAACCCGTTCGACCGGCCGGCGGGGTGCCCGTTCAACCCGCGCTGTCCGCGTGCGGAGGACCGGTGCCGGACCGAGGTGCCGGCGTTGCGTGAGATCGCCCCGGGCCGTCTCAGCGCCTGCCACCTCGCGGAGGAGCTGACATGA